In one window of Methanolobus mangrovi DNA:
- a CDS encoding UPF0058 family protein: MHKDELIQLHTLMAQIKRHFEHMGIDESFNGYDSLSISPLHVHRSKAEHKHAIFVLGNNIATALSRDDISGIGRTSERMQELASRASGRLANTN, translated from the coding sequence ATGCACAAAGATGAATTGATACAGTTGCACACATTGATGGCGCAAATAAAAAGGCATTTTGAACACATGGGGATAGATGAATCTTTTAACGGATATGACTCATTATCCATAAGTCCTTTACATGTTCACAGAAGTAAGGCTGAACATAAACATGCTATCTTCGTACTTGGAAATAACATAGCCACTGCACTATCCCGGGATGATATATCCGGTATAGGGCGAACTTCTGAGAGGATGCAGGAACTTGCTTCACGTGCAAGTGGGCGGCTGGCAAATACGAATTAG
- a CDS encoding N-acetyltransferase, translating into MIIRNFEPSDFEEVLEIESEAFSEHNPFLYMNFYEMNSEGFLVADYNGYIVGFVVGYKLSANEGRIFSLAVRDGFRSMGVGAKLMNAILPVFITKLLHYASLEVRISNIRAQHFYKRMDFIPCWIEHGYYSDGEDGIIMKKRLTPFTTAFLNNTDKSVFSGKKHSFRLRDYI; encoded by the coding sequence ATGATAATAAGAAACTTTGAACCTTCTGATTTTGAGGAGGTTCTGGAAATAGAGTCAGAAGCATTTTCGGAACATAATCCGTTCCTGTACATGAACTTCTATGAAATGAACAGTGAAGGATTCCTTGTTGCCGATTACAATGGATATATAGTCGGTTTTGTTGTAGGATACAAACTGTCTGCCAATGAGGGAAGGATATTCTCACTTGCAGTGAGGGATGGATTCAGAAGCATGGGCGTTGGAGCCAAGCTCATGAATGCCATTCTTCCAGTATTTATAACCAAGTTACTGCATTATGCAAGCCTGGAAGTAAGGATTTCCAACATCAGGGCTCAACACTTCTACAAGCGTATGGATTTCATTCCCTGCTGGATAGAGCATGGCTACTATTCTGATGGAGAAGATGGAATAATTATGAAAAAGCGTCTTACTCCATTTACAACTGCTTTCCTGAATAACACAGATAAATCCGTATTCTCAGGAAAGAAGCATTCTTTCAGACTTCGGGATTATATCTAA